One Lutzomyia longipalpis isolate SR_M1_2022 chromosome 4, ASM2433408v1 DNA segment encodes these proteins:
- the LOC129796583 gene encoding proteasome-associated protein ECM29 homolog: MSLNPSNNDEIVLLERVLLRLACADTDEQLQAAVSKFLAPVLLKIVSPEESVRLKVMEVLTHINKRLKTRPMIQIPVQDILNQYINTESSFAMNFAIIYITMGFPRLSTELKTQLTPELLVALAGKPDVHQDKILSLIVPLLGDIKLSEDSEAKKRILRLLEQNSVKMQLISYLQDVLLFPYGVTQESEMPAGMSAYTFRRISGNQWRTEELERYKTGLVKFLSSDLLKPEDVVVPLIVASADTRFSVATPAIAELSKICISIDWTDGSLSAPLYSLFSGNGVKITDKKSSPCNVRVRQKLLQYLLKCRGRGIDTIKGIQVIFEALFGEQTNQRCKVLALQFSENLIKDGNPELIRKVSKVIATGIGKVVNASPPEPIDVQNAAYSAMSILVCVCPEIVRKDLQLVVTYFTTLDKAQSEIQASLREALISMAPAFSWSHETTTDTSDQGNHNLLLALIAQHSESQSTIVQSVCVVFLTTCFPPQQVTARYLLLLIAGSKPSLRESIFTHLYGSPKKDNIDYGRLKCFNVKDIPENSVIMPQFNEMAIYCSEMATKRQENVKQRFVTGKNVLPFDLDTFIEVLDYLRICLWTSSGYTSVPGLNFNAQPMRSFILANFEDSSGIRKYISLIRQLVSVQRGYTTLCCLFDLLHAAPDILCKESEKLMPLLATSLKDVTEDTRTIVGQLYGILIAYNIQDQTEFSEEVQNLLNTSNKSLEGQHGSLLAASYGIYNRINYEKELNSKKKEDILEWKILKTSVEVLTKALSDSHPMIISASVRGLSFIGCVTELPIVDMGSDDSKESLLGILMGILKSNSVKQKLREEVCTCLSNLSHGDPKFFSQKILQEFLKLNKLTKDPALHIAIGQAIGSILGRQSVDVFQQDGDMKMDTDTCEDEELLKWLLKELYSLVKELHPSSRQALAIWLLATVKAGSRGNTVQENREILQMIFTELLSENNELVQDVASRGLGVIFSLSNKMDQKDLANELLLQLTGGQRKMMQVTGESKIFEEGVLGKTPTGENITTYRELCSLASDLNKPDLIYQFMQLANHNATWNSKLGAAFGLKSIAGLAKEDMEPFLGKIVPRLFRYKYDPTPKIQNSMVSIWNSLVSNPKEIVEQFYWEILQEVTTHLTNNEWRTRMSCCLAVRDLIKLPGYLKLRNGDTDTETELVELWNQLFRVMDDIHEGTRLAAEGTATVLSKSCIVACSPGHGKSGIRVVKSILPLFLEKGITNVVPEVRKISIRTLSDIIDSAGDSIAPHLVLLIPCLLQATGEVEIEKLSYMSTRFGDQSEVQEVVDTMRAEVAKQHHTMVAIGKCIRFITTDILEKVTPGIVDLIKTSVNLGTKVACAHFICQISVRLGKDMTPISSKYLSACYYGVSDRNPTVRKYFASAIGHLSGILRESSLVKLFTKLTDFYNDRQSYKCQAVPAILQSINKRYPDTLKDYGGQALPLIFFAMHDETDQAASEVWKDLWNDVSPGESGIRMHLDNIMPNLLKFLEDSSWTLKSQSGNAIKTLAKQLGKSLGGAEREILIKALVTALAGRTFQGKEKLLNALEHLCEHLESTTGELETLVVDAVMRECRKEEPVYRTHSLKALGNILDALKIDRFEEVYNMVWNILEHTSIIGDEDTVGGVVSAEERNKALQVNIALKESVCEILGKAWPVNSAETQQKYQVMFAQKCVECLNRNTRPVQVSLLAALGRFVERLKILESPTVSVESPMECDKAVKKAKVESNAETTETICKIVLRCIGQVAEIPHTGLKKESLNILLIMINRLKKINDTIVLLMIKEHFAGTIDFFRRDNSPEIKCRVKDIEEKLRDV; the protein is encoded by the exons atgtctttaaatcCATCAAATAATGATGAAATAGTCCTTTTAGAACGTGTTCTACTGAGGCTGGCATGTGCCGATACGGATGAGCAACTGCAAGCTGCAGTTAGCAAATTCCTTGCTCCAGTGCTCTTAAAAATCGTCTCCCCAGAAGAAAGCGTGCGACTCAAG GTGATGGAAGTTCTTACTCACATCAACAAACGTCTAAAAACTCGCCCTATGATCCAAATTCCGGTGCAAGATATTCTCAATCAATACATAAATACCGAATCTtcatttgcaatgaatttcGCAATCATCTACATCACCATGGGATTCCCGCGTTTGTCCACGGAGTTAAAGACACAATTGACACCGGAACTATTAGTGGCGCTAGCAGGAAAGCCTGATGTGCATCAGGATAAGATTTTGTCTCTCATTGTACCGTTATTGGGAGATATAAAATTATCGGAGGATTCGGAAGCAAAGAAACGTATTTTGAGGCTCCTTGAGCAGAATTCCGTCAAGATGCAGCTTATTTCCTACCTGCAAGACGTCCTGTTGTTCCCTTACGGCGTGACTCAAGAGAGTGAAATGCCTGCCGGAATGAGTGCTTATACTTTCCGGAGAATTTCGGGAAATCAGTGGCGCACCGAGGAACTTGAGCGCTATAAGACTGGtcttgtgaaatttttatcgAGTGATTTACTAAAGCCCGAGGATGTAGTTGTGCCACTCATAGTGGCGTCAGCCGATACACGCTTCAGCGTTGCAACACCAGCAATTGCGGAACTAAGTAAGATATGCATTTCCATCGATTGGACAGATGGGAGTCTATCAGCACCACTGTACTCCTTGTTCTCAGGCAATGGAGTGAAAATTACAGATAAGAAATCATCGCCATGTAATGTGCGTGTGCGACAAAAGCTATTGCAGTACTTACTGAAATGTCGTGGCAGGGGGATTGATACAATTAAAGGAATTCAAGTTATCTTCGAAGCACTCTTTGGTGAACAAACCAATCAGCGCTGTAAAGTTCTTGCACTTcaattcagtgaaaatctcATCAAGGATGGCAATCCCGAACTCATAAGGAAGGTGTCTAAGGTGATTGCAACTGGCATTGGAAAGGTGGTTAATGCATCGCCCCCGGAACCAATTGACGTTCAAAATGCTGCTTATTCTGCAATGTCAATACTTGTTTGTGTGTGTCCTGAAATAGTGAGGAAAGATCTGCAGCTCGTTGTAACGTACTTTACAACATTGGATAAGGCACAGTCGGAGATTCAGGCTAGCCTACGTGAAGCCCTCATATCCATGGCACCTGCTTTCTCATGGTCCCACGAAACCACTACCGATACTAGTGATCAAGGTAATCACAATCTCCTCCTGGCACTAATTGCACAGCATTCAGAATCCCAAAGTACCATTGTTCAGAGTGTCTGCGTTGTCTTTCTCACCACCTGCTTCCCGCCTCAGCAGGTCACAGCGCGGTATCTCCTTCTTCTGATTGCAG GAAGCAAACCATCACTTAGGGAGAGTATCTTCACGCATCTGTATGGTTCCCCTAAGAAAGACAATATTGATTATGGTCGTCTAAAATGCTTCAATGTTAAGGATATTCCCGAAAACTCAGTGATCATGCCACAATTCAACGAAATGGCCATTTACTGCAGCGAAATGGCTACAAAAAGACAGGAGAATGTAAAACAGAGATTTGTAACTGGCAAAAATGTTCTTCCATTTGATTTAGACACATTTATCGAAGTTCTCGACTACCTAAGAATCTGCTTATGGACATCATCAGGCTACACTTCCGTACCGGGTCTCAATTTCAACGCTCAACCTATGAGATCATTCATCTTGGCAAATTTTGAAGATTCAAGCGGTATCCGGAAGTACATCTCTCTTATACGGCAACTTGTATCCGTTCAAAGAGGCTATACAACACTTTGTTGTCTGTTTGATCTCCTTCATGCGGCTCCAGACATTCTATGTAAAGAGAGCGAAAAATTAATGCCACTTCTTGCAACAAGCCTCAAAGACGTTACAGAAGACACAAGGACAATTGTAGGGCAGCTCTATGGGATTTTAATTGCATACAATATCCAAGACCAAACGGAGTTCTCTGAAGAAGTCCAAAATCTTCTGAATACTTCAAATAAGAGCCTCGAAGGGCAACACGGCAGTCTTCTAGCTGCATCCTATGGTATATACAATCGCATCAACTATGAAAAGGAACTGAATTCTAAGAAAAAGGAAGACATTCTGGAGTGGAAGATACTAAAGACTTCTGTTGAAGTTTTaa cAAAAGCCCTATCCGATAGCCATCCCATGATAATTTCTGCTTCTGTACGGGGACTTTCCTTCATTGGATGTGTAACAGAATTGCCAATTGTAGATATGGGTTCAGATGATTCCAAGGAGAGTCTCTTGGGAATTCTTATGGGCATTCTAAAAAGTAATAGTGTTAAGCAGAAGCTGAGAGAGGAGGTCTGTACGTGCCTTTCGAATCTTTCACATGGAGATCCAAAGTTTTTCTCTCAGAAAATTCTACAGGAATTCTTGAAGCTAAACAAATTAACAAAAGATCCAGCTTTGCATATTGCAATTGGACAGGCGATAGGGAGTATACTAGGGCGCCAAAGTGTGGATGTTTTTCAGCAGGATGGCGATATGAAAATGGATACGGACACTTGTGAGGATGAGGAATTGCTCAAGTGGTTGCTTAAAGAACTATATAGTCTTGTGAAAGAACTTCATCCATCTTCCCGACAAGCTCTGGCAATTTGGCTCTTGGCCACCGTTAAAGCGGGCTCCAGAGGTAATACTGTGCAGGAAAATcgtgaaattcttcaaatgaTTTTCACAGAATTGCTGTCGGAGAATAATGAGTTGGTGCAAGATGTTGCTTCTCGTGGATTGGGGGTAATTTTTTCCCTATCTAATAAAATGGATCAAAAGGATCTGGCCAATGAGTTGCTCCTTCAGCTAACTGGGGGTCAGAGGAAAATGATGCAGGTTACAGGTGAATCGAAAATCTTTGAAGAAGGTGTTCTGGGGAAGACACCAACAGGAGAGAATATTACAACATATCGAGAACTCTGTTCTTTAGCGTctgatctcaacaaacccgaTCTCATCTATCAATTTATGCAATTGGCAAACCACAATGCTACGTGGAATAGCAAACTTGGTGCAGCATTTGGACTTAAATCCATTGCCGGGTTAGCTAAAGAAGATATGGAACCATTTTTGGGGAAGATTGTACCACGTCTCTTCCGCTACAAGTATGATCCAACGCCGAAGATTCAGAACTCAATGGTCAGTATTTGGAATTCTCTCGTGTCAAATCCGAAGGAGATCGTTGAGCAATTCTACTGGGAAATTCTTCAGGAGGTCACAACGCATCTCACAAATAACGAATGGCGCACTCGAATGTCATGCTGCCTTGCCGTACGGGATCTAATAAAACTTCCAGGTTATTTAAAACTCCGCAATGGAGATACCGACACGGAGACGGAACTTGTTGAGCTATGGAATCAACTATTCCGTGTAATGGATGATATACATGAGGGAACGCGTCTTGCTGCCGAAGGAACAGCAACGGTACTAAGCAAATCATGCATTGTTGCCTGCTCTCCGGGTCATGGGAAAAGTGGTATACGTGTGGTTAAAAGCATCCTGCCGCTCTTCCTGGAGAAGGGCATCACAAATGTTGTCCCAGAAGTACGAAAAATCTCCATTCGTACCCTGAGCGATATAATTGATTCTGCTGGAGATTCCATTGCACCCCATTTGGTTCTCCTCATTCCGTGCCTGCTTCAAGCTACGGGGGAAgtggaaattgaaaagttaaGTTACATGTCAACTCGGTTTGGGGATCAGTCAGAAGTGCAAGAAGTTGTGGATACAATGAGAGCCGAAGTGGCAAAACAGCATCATACAATGGTGGCTATTGGCAAATGCATACGCTTCATTACAACGGATATACTGGAAAAAGTTACTCCTGGGATTGTGGATCTCATCAAAACAAGCGTTAATTTGGGCACAAAAGTTGCCTGTGCACATTTCATATGCCAA atctCAGTGCGGCTTGGGAAGGATATGACGCCAATTTCTTCGAAATACCTGAGTGCCTGCTATTATGGTGTTTCGGATCGTAATCCTACTGTAAGGAAGTACTTTGCAAGTGCAATTGGACACCTATCAGGCATACTGCGTGAATCGAGTCttgtgaaattattcacaaaacTCACTGATTTCTACAATGATCGTCAATCGTACAAATGCCAAGCTGTACCGGCTATACTGCAGTCAATCAATAAACGCTACCCGGATACGTTGAAAGACTACGGTGGACAGGCACTACCGCTTATTTTTTTCGCGATGCACGACGAAACAGATCAGGCAGCCAGTGAGGTGTGGAAAGATCTATGGAATGATGTGAGTCCAGGAGAGTCGGGGATTCGGATGCATTTAGATAATATTATGCCGAATTTACTGAAATTCCTCGAGGATTCATCATGGACACTAAAGTCTCAGAGTGGAAATGCCATTAAGACGCTAGCGAAGCAATTGGGTAAATCACTTGGTGGTGCTGAGCGAGAAATTCTAATAAAGGCCTTGGTGACGGCTCTTGCGGGGCGTACGTTTCAAGGTAAGGAGAAACTCTTAAATGCTTTGGAGCATCTCTGTGAGCACCTTGAGAGTACCACTGGGGAACTGGAGACACTTGTTGTAGATGCAGTAATGAGGGAATGTCGAAAGGAAGAACCAGTTTATCGGACACATAGTCTGAAGGCATTGGGAAATATTCTTGATGCCTTGAAGATTGATCGCTTCGAGGAGGTTTACAATATGGTGTGGAATATCCTGGAACATACTTCTATCATTGGGGATGAGGATACTGTGGGTGGTGTAGTGTCTGCTGAGGAGCGTAATAAGGCTCTTCAGGTAAATATTGCCCTTAAGGAGAGTGTTTGTGAGATTTTGGGAAAAGCATGGCCGGTGAATTCAGCAGAGACACAACAAAAGTATCAGGTGATGTTTGCTCAGAAGTGCGTTGAATGTTTGAATAGGAACACCAGACCCGTACAAGTTAGTCTTCTGGCAGCTCTGGGACGATTTGTGGAGcgtttgaaaattcttgaatcaCCCACTGTGAGCGTTGAGTCTCCCATGGAATGCGATAAGGCAGTGAAAAAGGCAAAAGTAGAGTCAAATGCGGAAACAACTGAGACAATATGTAAAATTGTTCTTCGATGTATTGGTCAGGTGGCGGAAATTCCGCATACTGGACTTAAAAAGGAATCTCTCAATATTCTTCTAATAATGATAAATCGTCTCAAAAAGATCAACGATACCATCGTCTTGCTCATGATCAAGGAACATTTCGCTGGAACAATTGATTTCTTCCGACGAGATAATTCTCCGGAAATTAAATGTCGTGTCAAGgatattgaggaaaaattgcgGGATGTTTAA
- the LOC129796601 gene encoding uncharacterized protein LOC129796601, with product MIRFILLITLLPALALGDDWNLRECEGVPLPTDFSIDECPNGRPCKFDIDKTIHVKGTIKIDHPVTKLPSVVEAIKPNGETINFGIPSGDACNAVVEAKCPLDPGTYTIYSPVVIKGTPGEAVTTRIVIRDQDNKVVGCASTDTQFH from the exons ATGATCCGTTTTATCTTGTTAATTACTTTGCTCCCAGCTTTGGCTCTTGGGGACGATTGGAATCTTCGTGAGTGCGAAGGTGTGCCATTGCCAACGGATTTTAGTATTGATGAGTGCCCCAATGGCAGACCGTGTAAATTTGATATTGATAAGACAATTCATGTTAAAGGAACAATTAAAATTG ATCATCCTGTAACGAAGTTACCAAGCGTCGTAGAAGCTATCAAACCTAACGgtgaaacaattaattttggcATTCCTTCAGGAGATGCTTGCAATGCTGTTGTTGAGGCAAAATGTCCTCTAGACCCAGGAACGTACACAATTTACTCTCCTGTGGTGATTAAAGGGACCCCAGGTGAGGCAGTTACAACTCGCATTGTTATTCGTGATCAGGACAACAAAGTGGTTGGTTGCGCCTCAACAGATACCCAGTTTCATTAA
- the LOC129796590 gene encoding USP6 N-terminal-like protein — protein MEEEEETLLVRAQVEREKIFQKYERGREPGAEIDPWEDPDFSLYKHTDRYGFIHKHTLPSRLDSGTTRRREIELEREKKWLKMLRKLQRKDTVEKLRSRIFKGIPNKLRPEAWLKLLGVEDVMKKWPRVYREMLHRARLYSTEVRQIDSDVNRQFREHLIFRERYSVKQQSLFNVLAAYSMYNSEVGYCQGMSSVAGLLLMYMDEEEAFWGLNVLFTDEKYAMHGLFIEGFPKLTRFLAHHDRLLERFMPRLKRHLDKHHVDSVLYSLKWFFVVFVERIPFSLALRVWDVYLLEGERVMTAMAYTILKMHKNRIMRLRDMDLIIEFLQVKLHSDFGYDDDFAIRTLGQIMTDLKRVKMDLPPPAGPNERPKNAFGEIVETSVEKKIGRRRPVFTENELNVHNTVISRRQEMDTADLSQSRISDDLPDEFFDIIGANTSAIHSYRSENSLCTSVASSNSSVASSMDCVTKL, from the exons ATGGAAGAGGAGGAAGAGACACTTCTGGTACGTGCCCAGGTTGaacgtgagaaaatttttcaaaaatatgagCGTGGTCGGGAACCAGGAGCTGAAATTGATCCATGGGAAGATCCCGATTTCTCCCTGTACAAACATACCGATCGCTATGGATTCATTCATAAGCATACTCTACCGTCACGTTTGGATTCTGGTACAACACGTCGACGAGAGATAGAGTTGGAGCGCGAGAAAAAATGGCTAAAGATGCTTCGGAAGTTGCAACGAAAAGATACAGTGGAGAAGTTACGGAGTCGTATATTTAAGGGTATCCCCAATAAGCTACGTCCAGAGGCATGGCTTAAGCTTCTAGGTGTAGAGGATGTAATGAAAAAGTGGCCTCGTGTATACCGTGAAATGCTCCATCGTGCACGACTTTATTCCACTGAAGTTCGACAGATAGATTCAGATGTCAATCGACAATTCAGGGAACATCTTATTTTCCGGGAACGTTATAGTGTGAAGCAGCAAAGTCTCTTCAATGTCCTTGCTGCGTACAGCATGTATAATAGTGAAGTTGGTTACTGCCAAGGTATGTCCAGCGTGGCGGGATTGCTACTCATGTACATGGATGAAGAGGAGGCTTTCTGGGGACTAAATGTTCTCTTCACGGATGAAAAATACGCCATGCATGGACTTTTCATTGAGGGTTTTCCAAAGCTCACGCGCTTCCTGGCGCACCATGATCGTTTACTCGAGAGATTTATGCCAAGACTCAAGAGGCACCTGGACAAGCATCATGTCGATTCAGTTTTATACTCCCTCAAGTGGTTTTTTGTCGTTTTCGTGGAACGAATACCCTTCAGTCTTGCTTTGCGTGTCTGGGATGTGTATCTATTAGAAGGGGAACGCGTAATGACCGCTATGGCGTATACAATACTTAAAATGCACAAGAACCGCATTATGCGCCTACGAGATATGGACcttattattgaatttcttcag GTAAAGCTTCATTCGGATTTTGGGTATGACGATGACTTTGCGATAAGAACCTTGGGACAGATCATGACAGATCTGAAACGCGTCAAAATGGACCTACCACCACCAGCTGGACCTAATGAGCGACCAAAGAATGCTTTTGGGGAGATTGTTGAAACAtcagttgagaaaaaaattggccggAGGAGGCCTGTATTCACAGAGAATGAGTTAAACGTCCACAATACCGTTATCAGTCGACGACAAGAAATGGATACGGCAGATTTGTCACAATCTCGCATCTCTGATGATCTTCCTGATGAATTTTTCG ACATTATTGGCGCCAACACATCTGCAATCCATTCGTATAGGAGCGAAAATAGCCTCTGTACGTCTGTGGCGTCAAGTAATAGCTCTGTGGCTAGTTCGATGGATTGTGTTACAAAACTATAA